The following is a genomic window from Actinomadura rubteroloni.
GAGAGCGCCGCGTGGCGCGCCGCGTACGCCGACGCGGTCGCGGCGGACCGGCGCGGCGCGGACGGGCTGGAGAAGACGGGCCAGGCGCGGTTCGTGTCCGTCCGGGCCGACATCGCGCGGGTGCAGCAGCGGATTACCGCGCTGCACGCCGAGACCGTCCGGATCCTGCAGAGCCGCGCGAACACCGCGACCTGGTCGGTCGGCGGCGCGCTGGCCGTGATCGTGATCACCGGGCTGGTGCTCGCGGTGCTGATCCGCCGGACGGTGCTGCGGCCGGTGTCGCAGCTCAGCGAGAAGGTGCAGGCCGTCGTCCAGGGCGACCTGACGCACCCGCTCGACGTCCGGCGGCCCGTGGAGATCTCCGAGCTGGCGGCCGTCATCGACGCGATGCGGCACCGGATCCTGCTGGAGTGGCAGCGGACGGCCCGCGCCCGCCAGCTCCTGGACGCCCAGGCCGCCGAGCTGCGCCGCTCCAACGCCGAGCTCGAGCAGTTCGCCTACGTCGCGAGCCACGACCTCCAGGAGCCGCTGCGCAAGGTCGCGAGCTTCTGCCAGATGATCGAGCGCCGCTACGGCGACCAGCTCGACGACCGGGGCCGCCAGTACATCGAGTTCGCCGTGGACGGCGCCAAGCGCATGCAGGCCCTCATCAACGACCTCCTCGGCTTCTCCCGCGTCGGCCGCGTCAGCCGCACCGAGGACGCCGTCGACCTCGGCGCCGTCGCCGCGCAGTCGCTGGCCGACCTCGCGACGCTGCGCGAGGAGACCGGCGCGGACGTCCGCGTCGCCGACCTCCCGCACGTGCGCGGCGACCGGACGCAGCTCGGCCAGCTCTTCCAGAACCTCATCGGGAACGCGATCAAGTTCCGGCGCCCCGGCGTCGCGCCCGAGGTGGAGATCAGCGTGCGCCGCGACGGCGACACGTGGGAGTTCGCCTGCGCCGACAACGGCATCGGCGTCGAGCCCCGGCACGCCGACCGCATCTTCCTCATCTTCCAGCGCCTGCACCCGCGCGAGGAGTACGCCGGGACGGGCATCGGGCTCGCGCTCTGCAAGAAGATCGTGGAGTATCACGGCGGGCGCATCTGGCTGGACGCGAACGAAGACCAGGAAAACCCCGGAACCGTCATACGGTGGACACTTCCGGCCGAGAAGGAGACCGAGGATGAATAACGACCCGGCGCCCGACGCCCGCCCGATCGAGGTGCTGCTGGTCGAGGACGACCCCGGCGACGTCCTGCTGACGACCGAGGCGTTCGAGCACAACAAGCTCCGCAACCATCTGCACGTCGCCAGCGACGGCGAGCACGCGATGGCCTTCCTGCGGCGGGAGGGCGAGCACGCCGACGCGCCGCGCCCCGACCTGATCCTGCTGGACCTCAACCTGCCCCGCAAGGACGGGCGGCAGGTGCTGGAGGAGGTCAAGGCCGACCGGGACCTGCGCAGCATCCCGGTCGTGGTCCTCACCACGTCCGAGGCGGACGAGGACATCCTGCGCAGTTACGATCTGCACGCGAACGCGTACGTCACCAAGCCCGTCGACTTCGACCGGTTCATCCAGGTCGTACGGCAGATCGACAATTTCTTCGTCACCGTGGTGAAGCTTCCCCGCTGACCGCATCGCCCCGGTCGAGATGCCCGCCGCCGACCCCTTGTGTCACAGTGGGACACATGGTCGCTCCACCCGGTCAGGACCCCCTGGAGACCGCGGCGGCCCTCGACGCGGCGGCGGGCGCGCTCCTGGACGTCGTCGCCCGCGTCCATGACGGGCCGGACGTCCCCGTCCCCGCCACGCAGCTCCGCGCGCTGTTCATCCTGGAACGCGGCCCGGTCAACGTGAGCGGGCTCGCGGCCGGGCTGGGCGCGCTGACGTCCTCGGCGAGCCGGCTGTGCGACCGGCTGGAGGCGTCCGGGCTGCTGCGCCGCGACA
Proteins encoded in this region:
- a CDS encoding sensor histidine kinase, with amino-acid sequence MTTDASQDLTEDITDEELAELEAVLGPPAFMEPMPRAERRGLDRIRLGQLYRLGTLLLAVLLAAAVALAGFALAGNIGARNTLIDKVDPATLEQFQLSGAIARQDTLIRDYAATGAAASLAGYRAAVRDEAAAAHRMRTLLRGVHGAGPTFTGLDRVTAESAAWRAAYADAVAADRRGADGLEKTGQARFVSVRADIARVQQRITALHAETVRILQSRANTATWSVGGALAVIVITGLVLAVLIRRTVLRPVSQLSEKVQAVVQGDLTHPLDVRRPVEISELAAVIDAMRHRILLEWQRTARARQLLDAQAAELRRSNAELEQFAYVASHDLQEPLRKVASFCQMIERRYGDQLDDRGRQYIEFAVDGAKRMQALINDLLGFSRVGRVSRTEDAVDLGAVAAQSLADLATLREETGADVRVADLPHVRGDRTQLGQLFQNLIGNAIKFRRPGVAPEVEISVRRDGDTWEFACADNGIGVEPRHADRIFLIFQRLHPREEYAGTGIGLALCKKIVEYHGGRIWLDANEDQENPGTVIRWTLPAEKETEDE
- a CDS encoding response regulator, with the translated sequence MNNDPAPDARPIEVLLVEDDPGDVLLTTEAFEHNKLRNHLHVASDGEHAMAFLRREGEHADAPRPDLILLDLNLPRKDGRQVLEEVKADRDLRSIPVVVLTTSEADEDILRSYDLHANAYVTKPVDFDRFIQVVRQIDNFFVTVVKLPR
- a CDS encoding MarR family transcriptional regulator: MVAPPGQDPLETAAALDAAAGALLDVVARVHDGPDVPVPATQLRALFILERGPVNVSGLAAGLGALTSSASRLCDRLEASGLLRRDTGRDRREVTVRLTTDGRRLLERLRVRRREELGRILSGMPAQARQSLVWGLAEFSAAAGRHT